A genomic window from Silene latifolia isolate original U9 population chromosome Y, ASM4854445v1, whole genome shotgun sequence includes:
- the LOC141628073 gene encoding secreted RxLR effector protein 161-like has protein sequence MAVKNILKYLRRTKDSLLVFGGDSELRVRGYTDASFQTDRDDLKSQGGFVFKLNGGAVCWRSFKESVIADSTLEAEYIAASDAAKEVVWIRQILEGLGVVHVAADPFMRLWRQR, from the exons ATGGCTGtaaagaatatccttaagtacttaagaaggACAAAGGATTCATTATTGGTGTTTGGAGGTGATTCTGAGCTACGTGTAAGGGGTTACACGGACgctagtttccaaaccgatagggatgatttgaaatcccaaggTGGTTTTGTTTTTAAGTTGAATGGAggagcggtttgctggagaagtttcaaagagtctgtcATTGCGGATTCTACATTGGAAGCTGAGTATATTGCAGCATCAGATGCTGCAAAGGAAGTTGTATGGATTCGGCAGATtttggaggggctaggagtagttcATGTAGCCGCAGATCCATTCATG aggttgtggagacaacgttga